The Sulfurihydrogenibium sp. sequence AAGCCCACACCTGTGGAGTAATACATGTTAGAAAATGGATTACCTTTGTCATAACCTTTACCTTGGTCTAAAAATACATATCCCCATAAAAATCTTTCTACAATTGGATGTGCTAACTGATAGTTTAAAATAATCTCTCTTTTTGCTCCGGCTGGGTCTTTGTTTTCATCTAGTGGACCGGCTCTACCCCATTCAAAACCTCTAATTGTAAAGTCGCCACCTACAAAGAAAAGCTGGTCAAGGGGTATTGTTTTAGATATCTTTTCTACAAATCCAAATGTACCTTTGACAGAGAATAAAAAGTCTGTATAGAAAATCTTATCTGGAATAATTTTTGAAGCACTAAAAACTGCTTTATAAAAATCTCTCGTTCCAGTACCGGCAGAAAGCGTCAATGTTACATCACTTCCTCTTGTTGGAAGAATAGGATTGTCTATTGAGTTTCTGTTTATAAACCAGTAGGTTGAGTATAAATCATACTTTCCAGCTTGCTTTTTAATGTATGTTGATGCAGTATCTAAAACATCTTTATACTCACCTTTTTCTAAGGTTAAACCAACGCCTGTCCTCCAAAATTCTTTAAATTCATAAGATAAGGTTGGAGAAAAACCTTTTTTTGTAGAGATAAAGGTTGTATAGTCTACATAAGAATCATATAAATTTAGTCCAAGGTCCAGCGGCTTGTAAAATGCCCATCTATGTAGATAGTTTAGAGAGTTATTTCTGTACTTTGAGCCAACTGTTAACGATAGTCCTAAAGTATCGCCAGTACCTAAGAAGTTTCCTTTTCTGATTGATGCAAAGAATGATAGGCTTGTTTGTTGGCTGTATCCTGCACCTATAGACATCTGACCTGTAAATCTCTCATTTACTTTTGTCTCTAAATCCATTTCATTATCAGACTTTACCTGTGGGTCAAAATCAATCATATCGTAATAACCAAGTCTGTACAATCTTGCTTGAGACCTTAAAAGCTTATCTTTTTTAAATACATCTCCTGGTGCCAATCTAAGTTCCCGTCTGATCGTAGAGTCTCTTGATTCATAGTTACCGGAGATTTTGATTTTATCAACATAATAAATATTTCCTTTGTTTATGTTAAAAACTATATCAACTTGCTTTTTCTCTTTATCTACAATTTTATTTACTTCGACGTTAGCAAATATATAGCCAAGGTCGTTATAATTATCTAAAATATGCTTCTTGATAAACTCAACTTTCTCAGAATTGAAATACTCGCCGGGTTTAATGCTCTTTCTATCCGGTAGGTCTAACAGCTCCTTGGTGGTGAATAAGTCATTGTTTTCAACCTTAACAGACCCTACTTTATATCTTTCTCCTTCATCTATCTTTATTGTGATGACGTATTTTTTTCCATCTACTAATGTAATTTCAGGCTCTGATATCTGCACATCTAAAAACCCTTTACTAATGTATAAGTCTTTTATTCTGTCTATATCCTCATAAAGGGTCTCTTTTATTAAAGCTGGATGTAATTTAAGTTTTAATATACTTCTTTCGGATGTTTCCATGACAGAAAGAATTTCTTTTGTTTTGACATTTTTATTTCCTACTATATTTATTTTTTCAACGTAAGCCTTAGTTCCTTCTTCTATTTTAAAAACTAAAGTATTTCCCTTGTAGTAGTAAGATATCTTTGGACTGTAATAACCTTTTTTTTCATAAAGTTTTTCAATCTTTTTTATCATCTGCCCTATTTCATCGTTAGATAAAACTCTACCAAGACCTTTTTTTATTGATGAAAGCTTTTCTTGTAGCTCTGGTCCTAAAGTTGAAAAGGGTAAAGGTCTGCCAGATTCTAATTTTTCTGTTAAATCAAGACCAAGCTCTTTAATCAAATCATCTTTTGAAACTGCCTTATTTCCTTCAAAATCAATTCTTTGAACAACAGGTAATTCTGTGAAAACAAAGGTTATATCTATTCCGTTTTCGGTGTATCTTGTATATGCTTCAACATTTTGAAAGTATCCAAGCTTATAAAGGTCTCTTATTGTGCTTTCTATTTTATCCCGTGTGACTATAGCCCCCTTTCCAAATGGAATTAAAGGCTTAATTATCTCTTCATTGAAAAATTTTAGACCTTTAATTTCTATTTTTTCTATTTTATAAACCTTGGATGCTTCTTCTTGTAAGGAAGGTGTTTTGATCTGTGGGGTTATTGTTTCTTGCTCAGCTGCGTTTGAGAGGTAAGATAATGCGAGTAAGGCGGCAGCTGAAAGCGCCACCACTTTTTTTATGCTGTTTGAAGTTCTTTTTTCCTTTTGGATTTTTTCTTTTGTTTTATAGGATTTAAAACTACTTTGCCATCCTTCATGCCAACTTCTACTACTGAGCCAGGGTGTAGTTTTCCTGCTAAAATCTCCTCTGCTAATAAGTCTTCCACTTGTGATTGTAAGGCTCTTTTGATACTTCTTGCTCCATACTCCGGTTTGAATTCCTTCTCTATTAAGTACTCTACAAACTCTGGAGAGAGTTTCACTTCTATTTCCCATTCTTTTAACCTTTCGTTTATTTCTTTAATTTGCTTATCTATTATACCTTGAATTACAGATTTGTCTAATGGTTTAAATACTATGATTTCATCAAGTCTGTTTATAAACTCTGGGTTAAACACTTTCTTAACTTGTTCTAAAACGTTTTTCTTTAAGTCTTTATAGTCTAGCATTGAAGATTTTGTTTCAAATCCCATTTTACCGCTTTCTAAAATCATTC is a genomic window containing:
- the bamA gene encoding outer membrane protein assembly factor BamA translates to MVALSAAALLALSYLSNAAEQETITPQIKTPSLQEEASKVYKIEKIEIKGLKFFNEEIIKPLIPFGKGAIVTRDKIESTIRDLYKLGYFQNVEAYTRYTENGIDITFVFTELPVVQRIDFEGNKAVSKDDLIKELGLDLTEKLESGRPLPFSTLGPELQEKLSSIKKGLGRVLSNDEIGQMIKKIEKLYEKKGYYSPKISYYYKGNTLVFKIEEGTKAYVEKINIVGNKNVKTKEILSVMETSERSILKLKLHPALIKETLYEDIDRIKDLYISKGFLDVQISEPEITLVDGKKYVITIKIDEGERYKVGSVKVENNDLFTTKELLDLPDRKSIKPGEYFNSEKVEFIKKHILDNYNDLGYIFANVEVNKIVDKEKKQVDIVFNINKGNIYYVDKIKISGNYESRDSTIRRELRLAPGDVFKKDKLLRSQARLYRLGYYDMIDFDPQVKSDNEMDLETKVNERFTGQMSIGAGYSQQTSLSFFASIRKGNFLGTGDTLGLSLTVGSKYRNNSLNYLHRWAFYKPLDLGLNLYDSYVDYTTFISTKKGFSPTLSYEFKEFWRTGVGLTLEKGEYKDVLDTASTYIKKQAGKYDLYSTYWFINRNSIDNPILPTRGSDVTLTLSAGTGTRDFYKAVFSASKIIPDKIFYTDFLFSVKGTFGFVEKISKTIPLDQLFFVGGDFTIRGFEWGRAGPLDENKDPAGAKREIILNYQLAHPIVERFLWGYVFLDQGKGYDKGNPFSNMYYSTGVGLKIITPFAPIELYYGKVLNPPSGISSSRFGFILGTFF